In the genome of Desulfovulcanus ferrireducens, the window GCCGGACGACAATGGCATCCGGACGCATGGCTTGCAAAGTTAGGGCAGTGTCTTTAAGACTCTCTCCTTTAAGGAGGCTACTGCCCGACTTGCTCAAGGAAAAACTATCTGCCGAAAGGCGTTTAGCGGCCATATCAAAGGAGGTCTTGGTCCTGGTGGAGGGTTCGGCAAAAAAAAGAACTACACTCTTACCTTTTAAAGTAGGTACTTTCTTTACCGGCCTGCGGTTAATTTCCAAAAAATGGCGGGCCGTCTCAAAAACATGCCGGATTTCCTCGACTGATAACTGAGAAACATCCAAAAGGTCCTTGTGCGACCAATGCATAATTTTACCTCATAATTCGTGATTTGTTCAAATGGCGCTTACTCGGCACATAAGAGTCTGTGGCCAAACCATATTTTGACTACCAGATTGAAAATCCTGGTTTCTTGAAAGCATTGCAAAGGGCTGGGTAAACCATCTTGACGAAGCTTGCGGATAAGCAGAGCATCGGGGTGACGAAGCTAAATAGCCAGAAGTATTTGCCATAACTATCGACAATAAAAAGAATATTCATTTATCCCCAATGCCCCGTTATGCTCTGCCCGCAAGCAAGTCTTAGTTGGATCCAGGCATTTGCACCAGCATGAAAGAAATCAGGATTGAAAAAAATTATGATAAAGTTGGCCTCTTAAGCAAGGTTCGGCCACAGACTCATAAATCTTTTGCCATATACATAAAAAGTTAAAAAAAGAAAAGTTTGATTAAGTGCACATAGTCAGTCATCAATATAACTCAAAAAATAAAACAGAAAAACACAATGAACTCAATAAGTATTTATACCATAAGCCTTGGTTGCCCTAAAAACCTTGTGGACACGGAAAATATGCTTGGTCCACTAAAAAATGTTTGTCGCAACGTTGATGATCCAAGAAAGGCCCAGGTCATCCTCATTAATACCTGCGCCTTTATTCAACCGGCCATAGAGGAGTCCCTGCAAAATATCCTGGAAATGGTCGAAATAGTTAAGGAAAGTAGCCAAAACCCTCTATTGGTAGTTACTGGCTGCCTGGTCTCCCGTTTTGGTCAGGAATTAAAAAAAGAAATCCCTGAAGTGGATATTTTCCTGACCATCAAGGACCAGTCCAAGTGGCTAGAAGTTCTGACCAGACATTTTAGTAATAAGTTAGCTTCCAACAACCAACACTCAATACTCAAAAACCAAAACTCAAAACTGTTCCCCCGGCTGCTGACTACCCCTAAAAGCTTTGCTTATTTGAAAATTAGTGAAGGGTGCAACAATAAATGTTCTTTTTGCTCCATCCCTTCCATAAGGGGCCGCCTCAAATCCAAACCGCTGAACCAACTCATACAAGAAGCTGAATTTCTTTTAGACCAGGGAGTCAAGGAAATTATTCTTGTAGCCCAGGACAGTACTGCTTATGGACGGGATTTGGGTTACAAATATGGTCTTATGACCCTTTTAGAGAAGCTCTTGTCCTTGTCCAGGTTGAAGTGGCTTAGAATTATGTACCTCTACCCGGCCGGACTAAGTCAAAGCTTACTCAAATTTTTAGCTGCTTGCGGGAAGCCATTTGTACCTTATTTTGATCTGCCTCTGCAGCATGCCCATCCCCAAATCTTGAAGTCCATGGGGCGACCATTTGCTCAGAATCCTCAAAAAATCATTGACCGCATTCGTAATTATTTTCCTGAGGCCGCCCTCCGCACCACTTTGATCGTTGGCTATCCTGGCGAGACAGATGCCCATTTTCAGACCCTCTACGATTTTGTAGAACGTAACCGATTCCATCATCTCGGGGTGTTCCCTTATTATCCAGAACAAGGCACAAAGGCGGCAACACTTCCCCAGCAAGTTTCAGATGTGGAAAAAAGAACACGCCAGGACCTTATAATGAGGCTACAACAAAAAATTAGCACCCGGATACTGGCTGAATATGAAGGAGAAAACATGGATGTACTGGTGGACAAAGCACACCCTGAATGGCCGGGTCTATTTGTCGGAAGGGTCTGGTTCCAGGCACCGGAAATCGACGGGGTGACGTATATCAGTGGCCCTGACATCCATAGCGGATCAATGGTTTATGCCACGATCCACGAAGCCAAAACTTACGATCTTGTAGCGCTTTATTGATAAATTTATTTATTTAAAACAACGAGCTAAGGATTAAAGACTAAAAAATTTCCCTTCACTCTGGTGTCCCATCCTTCTAGCTTTCGCCACACTCAGGCTCAACACTGCTATTCTCCTTACTTTTTAACTATCAAACCCTCATAAACTTATTGCCATCTATAGTCGTATCTGTTAGAAAAACTCAAATTATTGTGTGTTAGGGGGTTTTTATGGAAAACACAAACAACTTGGTGGAAACAAAACCTGATCTCGACATGGAGGTGAACTTTGAAGCTGAACTAGAAAAGTATTTAAACTCTGACTTTGATGAAGTCCAAGATGGCTCCATCATTTCTGGTGAAGTTGTCAAGATCACAAAAAAC includes:
- the rimO gene encoding 30S ribosomal protein S12 methylthiotransferase RimO, which codes for MNSISIYTISLGCPKNLVDTENMLGPLKNVCRNVDDPRKAQVILINTCAFIQPAIEESLQNILEMVEIVKESSQNPLLVVTGCLVSRFGQELKKEIPEVDIFLTIKDQSKWLEVLTRHFSNKLASNNQHSILKNQNSKLFPRLLTTPKSFAYLKISEGCNNKCSFCSIPSIRGRLKSKPLNQLIQEAEFLLDQGVKEIILVAQDSTAYGRDLGYKYGLMTLLEKLLSLSRLKWLRIMYLYPAGLSQSLLKFLAACGKPFVPYFDLPLQHAHPQILKSMGRPFAQNPQKIIDRIRNYFPEAALRTTLIVGYPGETDAHFQTLYDFVERNRFHHLGVFPYYPEQGTKAATLPQQVSDVEKRTRQDLIMRLQQKISTRILAEYEGENMDVLVDKAHPEWPGLFVGRVWFQAPEIDGVTYISGPDIHSGSMVYATIHEAKTYDLVALY